One genomic region from Salvelinus fontinalis isolate EN_2023a chromosome 18, ASM2944872v1, whole genome shotgun sequence encodes:
- the si:ch211-15p9.2 gene encoding pyruvate dehydrogenase [acetyl-transferring]-phosphatase 1, mitochondrial gives MVPPLCFQHLKQYWAMYRLRLIRKSCLTQIKLLGFDTRLCHSSRPPVDLISINYPAETINGRKYRDDHQTSQMPLSKINHILKANEYSYKVNGYDGRNSVHSILGFDSNILASNALNEDRRSAATCLQSRGMLFGVFDGHAGYACAQAVSERLFYYIAVALLPVKTLMDIEDAVENERPVLPMLQWHKHPNDHTSRDSGKLYFNSLRTYWQERIDLEEDEDRDVQTALMNAFKRLDNDISLEAQVDFGDLFSHFTPLRVALSGCTACVVHVDGDDLHVANLGDSRAVLGVQEENGTWSAHTISNDHNAQNAVELQRVLSEHPALERKTVVKHDRLLGLLMPFRGFGDMKFKWSGEMLNRVYETRPDILSANEFVKMLPPNYHTPPYLIAKPEVTIHTLRPKDKFLILATDGLWELMHRQTVVQVIGEHLTGLHWQKPVSGLSFTLGQMHRLLQERKSRAILALEDENSATHLIRHALGSDGFGTVDSRRLSKMLSLPQDLARMYRDDITIVVIHLNSANM, from the coding sequence ATGGTACCTCCGCTTTGCTTTCAACACCTCAAACAATACTGGGCCATGTACAGGTTAAGACTGATTAGGAAAAGCTGCTTGACCCAAATTAAATTACTTGGCTTTGATACCAGACTGTGTCATTCTTCCAGACCTCCAGTAGATTTGATCAGTATCAACTACCCAGCAGAAACAATCAATGGGAGAAAATACAGAGACGACCATCAGACCAGTCAGATGCCTCTTTCTAAAATAAACCACATCTTAAAAGCTAATGAGTACAGTTATAAAGTCAATGGATATGATGGACGAAACTCTGTTCACTCAATTTTAGGGTTTGACAGTAACATCTTGGCATCAAATGCTCTGAATGAGGACCGCAGGAGTGCAGCGACTTGTCTCCAGAGTAGGGGAATGCTTTTTGGGGTTTTCGATGGACATGCAGGTTATGCGTGCGCCCAGGCAGTCAGTGAAAGGCTCTTCTACTACATTGCTGTGGCTCTACTCCCAGTGAAGACCTTAATGGACATTGAGGATGCAGTTGAGAATGAAAGGCCGGTGTTACCCATGCTACAGTGGCACAAGCACCCAAATGACCATACCAGCAGAGACTCTGGGAAGCTTTACTTCAACAGCCTTAGGACGTACTGGCAAGAGAGGATCGATCTAGAGGAGGACGAGGACAGGGACGTCCAAACAGCTTTGATGAATGCATTCAAAAGGTTGGACAATGATATTTCACTTGAGGCCCAGGTGGACTTTGGGGACCTCTTTTCCCACTTCACCCCTCTTCGAGTGGCTCTGTCAGGGTGCACAGCATGTGTCGTCCATGTGGATGGAGACGACCTGCATGTGGCCAACCTGGGGGATAGCAGGGCCGTGCTGGGAGTCCAAGAGGAGAACGGGACCTGGTCAGCACACACCATCAGTAATGACCACAATGCCCAAAACGCAGTTGAGTTGCAGAGGGTTCTATCTGAGCACCCTGCGCTCGAACGCAAGACGGTAGTCAAACACGACAGGCTACTGGGCCTCCTCATGCCCTTCAGAGGGTTCGGAGACATGAAGTTTAAATGGAGCGGTGAAATGTTGAACCGAGTGTATGAAACAAGACCAGACATCTTGTCGGCCAATGAGTTTGTTAAGATGCTCCCACCTAACTACCACACGCCGCCATATCTCATTGCTAAGCCAGAGGTGACAATCCACACACTGAGGCCAAAGGACAAGTTTCTGATCTTGGCAACTGATGGACTATGGGAGCTGATGCACAGGCAAACTGTGGTGCAGGTCATAGGAGAACATCTGACTGGTCTACACTGGCAGAAACCTGTATCTGGGCTGTCTTTCACACTGGGACAGATGCACAGGTTGCTCCAGGAGAGGAAAAGCAGAGCCATTTTGGCTTTAGAGGATGAGAACTCTGCAACACATCTGATCCGACATGCTTTAGGGAGTGATGGCTTTGGTACTGTGGACTCAAGGCGCTTGTCGAAAATGCTCAGCTTGCCTCAGGACCTGGCAAGGATGTACAGGGATGACATAACAATTGTTGTAATCCATTTAAATAGTGCCAACATGTAA